Genomic window (Saccharothrix australiensis):
CCTCCCCGGCCGGACCACCGACCACCCCACGCAGCGCGCCGACGGCGCTTACGCCCGCGCCGGAGCCATGCTCCGCGAGCTGCACGACCTCACCACCGGCCACCCCCTCGCCGGCGATCGCGAGTGCGTCGTCCACGGCGACCCCGGACCGTTCAACACCATCGTCCGGGACGGGCTGCCGGTGGCGTTCATCGACTGGTCCGCCTGCCGTCCCGGCGACCGCCTGGACGACCTGGGCTACCTGGCCTGGACGTGGTGCGTCCAGACGCTCGGCGCGGTGCCGATCGCCGACCAGGCGGCGCACCTGCGCGAGCTGCGGGACGGGTACGGCGACGTCGAAGCCGAACGGCTGGTCGCGGCGGTGCTCCGGCAGCAGACCCGCGTCATCGACGTCGAGGGCGCCAAGTCCCACGACACGGCGCTGACCGCGACCCGCCGCGCGCACGCGCGCGACGCGGTCGCGTGGGCCACGGCCGACCGCGCGCTGGTCCGGCGGCACGAGGCGCTGCTGCTGTCGGCCCTGCGTCGGTGAGCGGTCCGAGCGACGGGGGACCGGCGGGCACGGCCGTCCGCGGTGTGGCGGTCGCGCCCCTGGTAGCGCGCCCCTGATCGCGCATCCCCCGTCGCGCATCCCCTGCCGCGCACCCCGATCGCGCTCCGCCGCCGGGCCGCGTTCCGGGCTCAGCGGCGCAGGACGGTCTCCCGCTGCATGCGCGACAGCTTCTCCGGGTTGCGCACGGTGTAGAGGCCGGTGACGAGGCCGTCGTCGATCCGCATCGCCACGACGCTGTCGAACTCGCCGTCGATCCGGAGCGCCAGCGCCGGGTGCCCGTTGGCCTGCACCGGTTCCAGCGACACCCGGCCGGCGAGGCGGCCGATGCCGACGGCCAGCAGGCGCGCCACCTTGTCCGCGCCCGCGACGGGCCGCAGGACGGCCTGCTTGACCCCGCCGCCGTCGCCGAGGAGGACGACGTCCGGCGCGAGGACGTCCAGCAGGCCCTGGAGGTCGCCGGTCTC
Coding sequences:
- a CDS encoding aminoglycoside phosphotransferase family protein → MTDTASEPLAGGHDTEVVVRVGDTVRRSRGPRSDYAAEVLRHLEAVGYAHAPRHLGVDDEGRDVLTYLPGRTTDHPTQRADGAYARAGAMLRELHDLTTGHPLAGDRECVVHGDPGPFNTIVRDGLPVAFIDWSACRPGDRLDDLGYLAWTWCVQTLGAVPIADQAAHLRELRDGYGDVEAERLVAAVLRQQTRVIDVEGAKSHDTALTATRRAHARDAVAWATADRALVRRHEALLLSALRR